A single region of the Roseivivax sp. THAF197b genome encodes:
- the ribD gene encoding bifunctional diaminohydroxyphosphoribosylaminopyrimidine deaminase/5-amino-6-(5-phosphoribosylamino)uracil reductase RibD: MAHALMLGARNMGQTWPNPAVGCVIVKDGRVVGRGSTQPGGRPHAETEALSMAGAAARGATAYVTLEPCAHHGLTPPCTDALIAAGIARVVAPFSDSDPRVSGKGFEMLRAAGIAVETGVMAEEAARDHVGFLKRVRIGRPHLTLKLATSLDGRIATATGESQWITGPAARAFVHAARAKSDAVMVGAGTARADDPSLTARGMGVKRQPVRVVVSRLIDLPLMGNLARTARDVPVWICHGPDAPAETRAAWQGLGARLLPCALAGRQLDPASVLDALGQTGLTRVFCEGGGALAATLMQADLVDEFMGFTAGLALGAEGRPGIGALGIDRLVEARRFTLAETRDVGGDILHRWVRAD; encoded by the coding sequence ATGGCCCACGCCCTGATGCTCGGGGCGCGGAATATGGGCCAGACCTGGCCGAACCCCGCTGTGGGCTGCGTGATTGTCAAGGACGGGCGCGTGGTCGGGCGTGGCTCCACCCAGCCGGGCGGCCGCCCGCATGCGGAAACCGAGGCGCTGAGCATGGCCGGTGCCGCCGCGCGTGGCGCCACGGCCTATGTCACGCTTGAACCTTGCGCCCATCACGGTCTGACGCCGCCCTGCACCGATGCGCTGATCGCTGCGGGGATCGCGCGCGTGGTGGCGCCGTTTTCCGACAGCGATCCGCGCGTCTCGGGCAAGGGGTTCGAGATGCTGCGCGCCGCCGGGATCGCCGTCGAGACGGGCGTCATGGCCGAGGAGGCCGCGCGCGATCATGTGGGCTTTCTCAAGCGTGTGCGGATCGGACGGCCGCACCTGACGCTGAAGCTTGCCACCTCGCTCGATGGGCGCATTGCCACGGCCACGGGCGAAAGCCAGTGGATCACGGGCCCCGCAGCACGGGCCTTTGTCCATGCGGCCCGCGCGAAATCCGATGCGGTGATGGTGGGGGCGGGCACCGCGCGGGCCGATGATCCGTCGCTGACCGCGCGCGGAATGGGGGTAAAGCGGCAGCCCGTGCGCGTCGTCGTCTCGCGCCTGATCGATCTGCCGCTCATGGGCAACCTGGCGCGGACCGCACGCGACGTGCCGGTCTGGATCTGCCATGGGCCGGACGCGCCTGCGGAGACGCGGGCCGCTTGGCAGGGTTTGGGCGCGAGACTTCTGCCCTGTGCGCTCGCCGGGCGGCAGCTCGACCCCGCATCGGTGCTGGACGCGCTCGGGCAGACAGGCCTGACCCGGGTCTTCTGCGAAGGGGGCGGGGCGCTTGCGGCCACGCTGATGCAGGCCGATCTCGTGGACGAATTCATGGGGTTCACCGCAGGTCTTGCCCTCGGGGCCGAGGGTCGGCCCGGCATCGGGGCGTTGGGCATCGACCGCCTGGTCGAAGCGCGCCGCTTCACTTTGGCGGAGACGCGCGATGTGGGCGGCGACATCCTGCATCGCTGGGTGCGCGCGGACTGA